A genomic region of Scomber japonicus isolate fScoJap1 chromosome 5, fScoJap1.pri, whole genome shotgun sequence contains the following coding sequences:
- the LOC128359104 gene encoding lathosterol oxidase-like, with the protein MDHVLNISDYYFFTPYVYPASWPEDGTLRQIISLWLVTTLGAELIYLGFGALSFYCVFDHKLMKHPQFIKNQVRKEIQLGTASIFWMSFPTVAFFFWEVRGHSKLFDNISESSLGWPGVFLSISGFLFFTDMCIYWIHRCMHHKSIYKHLHKQHHTFKIPTPFASHAFHPLDGFLQSLPYHVYPFIFPLHKVIYLSLFVFVNIWTISIHDGDYRIPGPLICLINGAAHHVDHHLFFNYNYGQYFTLWDRLGGSYRYPSALLGKGPHDHIRKLMADIPKTE; encoded by the exons ATGGATCATGTGCTGAACATTTCTGACTATTACTTCTTCACTCCATATGTTTATCCGGCCTCATGGCCTGAAGATGGGACTCTGCGTCAGATCATCAGCCTGTGGCTGGTGACTACCCTTGGAGCAGAGCTGATTTACCTGGGCTTTGGTGCTCTTAGCTTCTACTGTGTCTTTGACCACAAGCTCATGAAACATCCACAGTTCATTAAG AACCAGGTAAGAAAAGAGATACAATTGGGAACTGCCTCCATCTTCTGGATGAGCTTCCCCACAGTGGCCTTTTTCTTCTGGGAGGTCAGGGGACACAGCAAACTTTTTGACAACATCAGTGAATCTTCCCTGG GCTGGCCCGGAGTTTTCCTGAGCATCTCTGGCTTCTTATTCTTTACTGACATGTGTATCTACTGGATACACCGATGCATGCATCATAAAAGCATTTATAAG CACTTACATAAGCAGCACCATACATTCAAGATCCCCACGCCGTTCGCCAGCCATGCCTTCCACCCACTCGACGGCTTTCTGCAGAGCTTACCTTACCACGTCTATCCTTTCATCTTCCCCCTTCACAAG GTAATCTACCTCTCACTCTTCGTCTTCGTCAACATCTGGACCATTTCCATACATGACGGAGACTACCGCATCCCTGGACCCTTGATATGTCTAATCAACGGCGCTGCCCACCACGTTGACCATCACCTCTTCTTCAACTACAACTACGGACAATACTTCACCCTCTGGGATCGTCTGGGGGGCTCCTACCGATATCCTTCAGCCCTCCTGGGGAAGGGGCCGCACGACCACATCCGAAAACTCATGGCAGACATTCCGAAGACAGAGTGA
- the pllp gene encoding plasmolipin yields the protein MADFPSKVTTETSSPHYDNQQQGGNSLRGLTANVTTMMDMTFVRSIPAVLMMVEIFLGLLQWALIASAPYMAFPVYGWVMFVAVTLWILTTILFLMILFGTQQKLTFVPWPITVMVYNGVATVLYVTAFLANASSVHPFYSTHFYGHMAAAAFFGAVVTVAYGASAFFSYLDWKGNGGNAANNTVPT from the exons ATGGCAGACTTCCCATCTAAGGTTACCACAGAAACCAGCTCCCCACACTACGACAACCAGCAGCAGGGTGGCAACAGCCTCCGAGGGTTGACTGCAAACGTCACCACCATGATGGACATGACTTTTGTCCGAAGCATCCCGGCTGTCCTCATGATGGTTGAAATA TTTCTGGGGCTGCTCCAGTGGGCGTTGATAGCCAGCGCCCCCTACATGGCATTCCCCGTGTACGGCTGGGTGATGTTCGTGGCTGTCACTCTGTGGATCCTCACCACCATCCTCTTTCTTATGATCCTGTTTGGCACCCAGCAAAAGCTCACTTTTGTCCCCTGGCCAATAACG GTGATGGTGTACAATGGCGTTGCCACAGTCCTCTATGTGACCGCCTTCCTGGCCAACGCATCATCTGTTCATCCCTTCTACTCCACCCATTTCTACGGACATATGGCAGCCGCTGCT tTCTTTGGTGCTGTGGTGACTGTGGCGTACGGTGCCAGTGCTTTCTTCTCTTATCTGGACTGGAAAGGAAATGGAGGAAACGCTGCGAACAACACAGTGCCGACCTAG
- the anapc13 gene encoding anaphase-promoting complex subunit 13, whose amino-acid sequence MDSEIQRDGRVLDLTDDAWREDKLPYEDVTIPLSELPEAEQDNGGSTESVKEQEMKWTDLALQSLHENTPSTGS is encoded by the exons ATGGACAGTGAAATTCAGAGAGATGGGAGAGTCCTGGACCTCACTGATGATGCCTGGAGGGAAGACAAACTGCCGTATGAAGATGTTACCATTCCTCTG AGTGAACTGCCTGAGGCTGAGCAGGACAACGGAGGATCCACAGAGTCGGTAAAGGAGCAGGAGATGAAGTGGACAGACCTCGCCCTGCAGAGCCTGCACGAAAACACACCGAGCACCGGGAGCTGA
- the rspry1 gene encoding RING finger and SPRY domain-containing protein 1 — MIVAAWITFCACRNLARVLLFLSSSNSLPPFWETFASVVTGTGTMGNSCVCREDSDLEDHHHGSSRAARGQARRVDHGTSVGVDTVEARSSRPRDPVRPPRRGRGPHEPRRKKQNMDGLVLDTLAVIRTLVDNDQEPPYSMITLHEMAETDDGWLEVVQSLIRVIPLDDPLGPAVITLLLDECPLPTKDALQKLSDMLSLSSAVARQDALNPAKHRNTTAVLGCLAEKLAGPASIGLLSQGTLEYLLESLSSEAHPTVMLFALIALEKFSQTSENKLTVSESCISNRLAVLESWAEHPDYLKRQVGFCSQWSLDNLFLKDGRQFTYEKVNLNNINAMLNSNDVSEYLKISPSGLEARCDASSFESVRCTFCVDSGVWYYEVTVITSGVMQIGWATKDSKFLNHEGYGIGDDEYSCAYDGCRQLIWYNARSKPHSHPCWKEGDAIGFLLDLSKKQMIFYLNGHQLPPEKQVFSSATSGFFAAASFMSYQQCEFNFGAKPFRHPPSVKFSTFNDFASLLPSEKIILPRHRRLALLKQVSIRDNCCTLCCDVMADTELRPCGHGGMCMECALQLETCPLCRQDIQTRVRLIAHVS, encoded by the exons ATGATAGTAGCCGCCTGGATCACTTTCTGTGCCTGCAGGAACCTTGCAAGGGTTCtgctcttcctttcctcctcaaactcccttcctccattctggGAGACCTTTGCCAGTGTGGTCACCGGCACTGGAACCATGGGTAACAGCTGTGTGTGCCGGGAGGATAGTGACTTAGAGGATCATCACCATGGGTCGTCAAGGGCGGCCCGAGGACAAGCTAGGCGGGTGGATCACGGTACAAGTGTAGGTGTCGATACAGTAGAGGCCCGTAGCAGTCGTCCCAGGGACCCGGTCAGGCCACCACGAAGAGGTCGAGGGCCCCATGAGCCACGACGGAAGAAGCAGAATATGGATGGCCTTGTGCTGGACACGCTGGCTGTCATCAGGACACTTGTAGACAA TGACCAAGAGCCCCCTTACTCCATGATCACTTTGCACGAGATGGCAGAGACAG atGATGGTTGGCTGGAGGTTGTCCAGTCTCTGATTCGAGTGATCCCACTGGACGATCCGCTCGGCCCTGCAGTAATCACCCTCCTATTGGATGAGTGTCCCTTGCCCACCAAG gatGCTCTGCAGAAACTCTCTGACATGTTAAGTCTGAGTTCGGCTGTAGCGCGACAGGATGCTCTGAACCCTGCTAAACACAGAAACACCACAGCTGTGCTAGGATGCCTGGCAGAGAAACTGGCTG gACCAGCCAGTATTGGACTGTTGAGCCAGGGAACCCTGGAGTACCTTCTGGAGAGCCTG AGCTCTGAGGCCCACCCCACTGTCATGCTGTTTGCTCTGATTGCCTTGGAGAAGTTCTCCCAAACCA GTGAGAACAAACTAACGGTGTCCGAGTCTTGTATCAGCAATCGACTGGCTGTCCTGGAGTCATGGGCAGAGCATCCCGACTACCTGAAGAGGCAGGTGGGATTCTGCTCACAGTGGAGCCTTGACAACCTGT TCCTAAAGGATGGTCGTCAATTCACCTATGAGAAAGTCAACCTCAACAATATCAATGCCATGCTCAACAGCAACGATGTCAGTGAGTACCTCAAGATCTCCCCCAGTGGACTAGAG GCACGATGTGACGCCTCGTCCTTTGAGAGCGTGCGTTGCACATTCTGCGTGGATTCGGGCGTTTGGTACTACGAGGTGACGGTGATTACGTCAGGCGTGATGCAAATCGGATGGGCCACCAAGGACAGCAAGTTCCTCAACCAT gagGGTTACGGGATTGGAGATGATGAATACTCATGTGCGTATGATGGCTGCAGGCAGCTCATCTGGTACAACGCTCGCAGTAAACCTCACTCTCACCCCTGCTGGAAGGAAG GAGACGCCATCGGCTTCCTGCTGGACCTAAGCAAGAAGCAGATGATCTTCTATTTGAATGGACATCAGCTGCCGCCAGAGAAACAGGTCTTCTCCTCGGCCAC GTCTGGTTTCTTTGCGGCAGCCAGCTTTATGTCTTACCAGCAGTGTGAGTTTAACTTTGGGGCCAAGCCTTTCCGCCACCCACCTTCAGTCAAGTTCAGCACCTTCAACGACTTCGCTTCACTGCTGCCCAGTGAAAAGATCATCCTACCCAG acACCGGCGTCTGGCCTTACTAAAACAGGTTAGCATCCGAGACAACTGCTGCACGCTGTGTTGTGATGTCATGGCTGACACAGAGCTGCGGCCCTGTGGACATGG TGGTATGTGTATGGAGTGTGCCTTACAGTTAGAGACGTGCCCCCTGTGCCGCCAAGACATCCAGACCCGAGTCAGACTCATTGCACATGTCTCCTGA
- the arl2bp gene encoding ADP-ribosylation factor-like protein 2-binding protein, whose amino-acid sequence MDIQERNIRSCGENIVDMVDMVDMDEENFAISSSSAADTAFDAVIGCIEDIIMEEEFQQLQQSFMEKYYMEFDDSDENKLSYTAIFNEYVDLLEKHLEQQLMRRIPGFNMNTFIELLMQHKEEVPCDIFDMLLTFTDFMAFKEMFLEYRAEKEGRGLDLSQGLVVTSLIPTDSKRTTES is encoded by the exons ATGGACATCCAAGAACGAA ATATCAGGAGCTGTGGAGAGAATATAGTAGACATGGTAGACATGGTTGACATGGACGAGGAAAACTTTGCTATTTCCAG ttCCTCAGCAGCAGACACAGCTTTCGATGCAGTTATTGGCTGCATAGAGGACATCATTATGG agGAGGAGTTCCAGCAGCTTCAGCAGAGCTTCATGGAGAAATACTACATGGAATTTGATGACTCTGACGAGAACAAACTGAGCTACACGGCCATTTTCAATGAATAT GTTGACCTGCTGGAGAAACATctggagcagcagctgatgagGAGGATCCCTGGTTTCAACATGAACACCTTCATAGAGCTGCTCAT GCAACACAAAGAGGAGGTGCCCTGTGACATCTTTGACATGCTGCTGACATTCACCGACTTCATGGCCTTCAAGGAAATGTTTCTAGAATACAGAGCT GAGAAAGAGGGTCGAGGTCTGGATCTGAGCCAGGGACTGGTGGTCACCTCTCTGATCCCCACAGACTCCAAACGCACCACTGAGTCGTAG